A single genomic interval of Halobacillus halophilus DSM 2266 harbors:
- a CDS encoding fumarylacetoacetate hydrolase family protein yields the protein MKTARVAFEGGIYKATELSEGIQLDNGRQVAEEEVVWLPPIEPQTSFALGLNYSDHASELSFKAPEEPLVFLKGPNTFVGHRGKTYRPSDVTHMHYECELAVVIGREAKGVKKEEAYNYIAGYTIANDYAIRDYLENYYRPNLRVKNRDHCTPIGPWLVDAAEVQDPMNLALRTYVNGELVQEGSTKDMIFDIPDLIEYLSSFMTLSPGDLILTGTPKGTVDTKVGDEVITEVEGLGRLVNTITGEPS from the coding sequence ATGAAAACGGCACGGGTAGCCTTTGAAGGCGGAATTTATAAGGCAACAGAGCTTTCTGAAGGGATTCAACTGGATAATGGCAGGCAGGTGGCAGAGGAAGAGGTGGTCTGGCTCCCGCCGATTGAGCCGCAGACCAGCTTTGCGCTTGGATTGAATTATAGTGATCATGCGAGCGAGCTTTCTTTCAAAGCTCCAGAAGAGCCGCTTGTATTTCTGAAAGGACCCAACACTTTTGTCGGTCACCGGGGCAAAACCTATCGTCCTTCTGATGTGACCCATATGCATTATGAGTGTGAACTGGCTGTCGTCATTGGCCGGGAAGCGAAAGGTGTTAAAAAAGAAGAGGCGTACAACTATATTGCAGGTTATACGATTGCCAATGATTATGCGATCCGCGATTACCTGGAAAATTACTACCGCCCGAATTTGCGAGTGAAAAACCGTGATCACTGCACACCGATCGGTCCCTGGCTGGTCGATGCCGCAGAAGTTCAAGATCCTATGAATCTGGCTTTGCGCACGTATGTGAATGGCGAACTGGTTCAGGAAGGCTCAACGAAGGATATGATTTTTGATATTCCTGATCTTATCGAATACTTAAGCAGCTTTATGACACTAAGTCCAGGGGATCTTATTTTGACAGGGACTCCAAAAGGGACAGTGGATACAAAAGTAGGAGATGAGGTCATTACAGAGGTTGAAGGCCTGGGCCGTCTGGTCAATACGATTACCGGGGAGCCAAGCTGA